In Jejubacter calystegiae, the following are encoded in one genomic region:
- the argS gene encoding arginine--tRNA ligase, translated as MDVRNILNNKLEQAFQALFLNSFQKVSVRPSARHNFGDYQVNSIMGVAKQNGKTPVEMAAELANYIESRANDDGVIAKLEVVAPGFINIFLNPDWLANRLSAALADPRLGVERVAPQTIVVDYSSPNVAKEMHVGHLRSTIIGDASVRTLTFLGHKVIRANHLGDWGTQFGMLIAFLEQAESRDDISLSDLEGFYRAAKKRYDDDEAFARRARQYVVRLQQGDEWCRKMWRKLVEISMAQNQRNYDRLNVTLKPQHIMGESLYNDMLPGIVDDLLKRGIASESDGAVVVYLDDFRNKEGEPMGVIVRKSDGGYLYTTTDIACAKYRYEHFHADRMIYYIDARQHQHLMMAWEIVRKAGYVPESVSLEHHMFGMMLDKQGRPFKTREGGTVKLSELLDEAVVRARKLVAEKSPQLPEAELDSLAEIIGIGAVKYADLSKNRTTDYIFDWDSMLSFEGNTAPYIQYACARIASIFRRANLTVEQLEGEISLNTDRERMLAVRLLQFEETLQLVAREGTPHVMCAYLYDLAGLFSRFYTDCPILNSDSSALRVSRLKLVALTERTLKQGLETLGIQTVERM; from the coding sequence ATGGATGTTAGGAATATCCTTAATAATAAGCTTGAGCAGGCATTTCAGGCATTGTTTTTGAATAGCTTTCAGAAAGTCTCTGTACGTCCTTCGGCTCGCCATAATTTTGGTGACTATCAGGTCAATAGTATTATGGGCGTGGCGAAGCAGAATGGTAAAACGCCTGTGGAAATGGCGGCTGAGCTGGCTAATTATATTGAAAGTCGGGCCAATGACGATGGCGTTATTGCGAAGCTGGAGGTTGTGGCCCCGGGGTTTATTAATATTTTTCTGAATCCCGACTGGCTGGCGAACCGCCTGAGTGCGGCACTGGCGGATCCGCGGCTGGGCGTGGAGCGCGTGGCGCCGCAGACCATTGTGGTGGACTACTCGTCGCCGAACGTGGCGAAAGAGATGCACGTCGGGCATTTGCGATCGACCATTATCGGCGACGCTTCGGTACGTACCCTGACCTTCCTGGGCCATAAGGTGATTCGCGCTAACCATCTCGGCGACTGGGGCACTCAGTTCGGGATGCTGATTGCCTTTCTGGAACAGGCTGAAAGCCGCGATGATATTTCGCTTTCCGACCTTGAAGGTTTCTACCGGGCGGCGAAAAAACGCTATGACGACGATGAAGCGTTCGCCCGCCGCGCTCGCCAGTATGTGGTTCGCCTGCAGCAGGGGGACGAATGGTGTCGCAAGATGTGGCGCAAGCTGGTCGAGATCTCGATGGCGCAGAACCAGCGCAACTACGATCGCCTGAATGTCACCCTGAAGCCGCAGCATATTATGGGGGAAAGCCTGTACAACGATATGCTGCCCGGAATTGTGGACGATCTGCTTAAGCGCGGTATCGCCAGCGAAAGCGACGGCGCCGTGGTGGTCTATCTGGACGACTTCCGTAATAAGGAAGGTGAACCTATGGGGGTGATCGTCCGTAAAAGCGATGGCGGCTACCTCTATACCACCACCGATATCGCCTGCGCGAAGTATCGTTACGAACATTTCCACGCCGATCGCATGATCTACTATATCGATGCCCGTCAGCACCAGCATCTGATGATGGCCTGGGAGATTGTCCGTAAGGCGGGCTATGTGCCGGAATCGGTCAGCCTGGAGCACCATATGTTCGGTATGATGCTGGATAAACAGGGCCGCCCGTTTAAGACCCGTGAAGGCGGTACCGTTAAGCTTTCCGAGCTGTTGGACGAGGCGGTGGTCCGTGCCCGCAAACTGGTGGCGGAAAAGTCGCCACAGTTGCCGGAAGCGGAGCTGGATTCGCTGGCAGAAATTATCGGCATTGGCGCCGTGAAGTATGCGGACCTTTCGAAGAATCGCACCACCGATTACATCTTCGACTGGGACAGCATGCTGTCGTTTGAGGGCAATACCGCGCCCTATATTCAGTACGCCTGCGCGCGCATCGCCTCTATCTTTAGGCGAGCGAATCTGACGGTGGAACAACTTGAAGGTGAGATTTCACTGAATACTGACAGAGAGAGGATGCTTGCGGTACGTCTGTTGCAGTTTGAAGAGACGCTACAGCTTGTGGCCCGGGAAGGGACGCCCCATGTGATGTGCGCGTACCTTTACGATCTGGCCGGGCTGTTTTCACGCTTCTATACCGACTGCCCGATACTGAACAGCGACTCGTCGGCGCTGCGCGTCAGCCGCCTGAAGCTGGTGGCGCTCACGGAGCGTACCCTTAAGCAGGGCCTGGAAACCCTGGGGATTCAGACCGTTGAACGGATGTAA
- a CDS encoding cupin domain-containing protein — MATHNYFVRLKDVPGYHPVNHTGTTNRRLIGPDTVGAQHLEVLHGTLQKGKGAQPHAHPGMEQVCYILEGRALAEIDGQEAELGPGDCCYFPPDVMHVFTAISDEPVKILVIYSPPYGEDPNKVRCEF, encoded by the coding sequence ATGGCCACTCATAATTATTTTGTCCGCCTTAAAGATGTTCCTGGTTATCATCCGGTTAACCATACTGGCACCACTAACCGCCGTCTTATCGGCCCTGATACGGTTGGTGCGCAGCACCTGGAAGTTCTCCACGGAACCCTTCAGAAAGGGAAAGGGGCGCAGCCTCATGCGCATCCAGGTATGGAGCAGGTCTGTTATATCCTGGAGGGCAGAGCTCTGGCTGAGATTGACGGGCAGGAGGCCGAACTGGGACCGGGTGACTGTTGTTATTTTCCACCGGATGTGATGCATGTGTTTACCGCTATTAGTGATGAACCAGTTAAAATACTCGTTATTTACTCACCTCCTTATGGCGAGGATCCTAATAAAGTCAGATGCGAGTTTTGA
- a CDS encoding LysR substrate-binding domain-containing protein — MISERQLSQFIAVAEELHFGRAALRLNMAQPPLSQAIKRLEAAIGVPLFIRDKHSVTLTPAGKVFLDEARELQSRSRMAVEAARRAGDGYTGKIVVGFVGSVSYELVPGILSRFRNKYPSIHIDLREQTSAEQLESLRSGCIDVGVLRLPLSNTSDIDIQTVATEKLMIALPEHHSLAGKPSVALKDLSQEKFMNFPADKVPHLHSKLIMACDEAGFSPNVVTEAWQITSILSLVSSGMGVALLPAQARSSHYPGVIFRQIAVPSIHLELKIAVACRKDDASVGVSAMVSVINEAGEALSRAT; from the coding sequence ATGATTTCAGAACGTCAGTTATCTCAGTTCATTGCGGTCGCGGAAGAACTTCATTTTGGCCGTGCCGCACTCAGACTTAATATGGCCCAGCCTCCGCTCAGCCAGGCTATCAAACGGCTGGAGGCAGCCATTGGTGTGCCCCTGTTTATCAGGGATAAACACTCTGTAACCCTGACTCCTGCAGGTAAGGTCTTTCTTGATGAGGCCAGAGAATTACAATCCCGCAGCCGCATGGCTGTTGAGGCCGCCCGGCGTGCGGGTGACGGCTATACCGGGAAAATAGTCGTCGGATTCGTGGGATCAGTCAGTTATGAACTGGTACCCGGTATACTCAGCCGTTTCAGGAATAAATATCCTTCCATACATATTGATTTACGTGAACAGACCTCCGCAGAACAGCTTGAAAGTCTGCGTTCAGGATGTATTGACGTGGGCGTTCTGCGCTTACCATTGAGCAATACTTCTGATATCGATATCCAGACTGTTGCCACCGAAAAACTCATGATTGCCCTCCCTGAACATCATTCTCTTGCCGGTAAGCCCTCGGTGGCACTAAAAGATCTGTCCCAGGAAAAATTCATGAATTTTCCGGCGGATAAGGTACCCCACCTTCATTCAAAACTTATTATGGCCTGCGATGAGGCAGGTTTCAGTCCGAATGTAGTTACAGAGGCATGGCAGATTACCAGCATACTCAGTCTGGTCAGTTCGGGGATGGGTGTTGCATTATTGCCGGCCCAGGCGAGGAGTAGCCATTATCCGGGCGTAATCTTCCGTCAGATCGCGGTCCCGTCAATCCATCTTGAGCTAAAAATTGCCGTTGCCTGCCGCAAAGACGATGCTTCTGTCGGTGTGAGTGCTATGGTTTCCGTTATCAATGAGGCAGGTGAAGCTTTATCGCGTGCCACCTGA
- a CDS encoding CoA transferase, giving the protein MATNNHLKKRTLASGELFPLSCLLETLHLGSDIWGSVTLEGEDPVIQSPHYLGEASASAHLSIGVAGAAIWKERTGKTTDITINILDALNHLHPTHFVQQQGKMINVGAEFVPVNGLFRCRDERHIMLEAGPPYTKLQKGYQNFFDCGDNKVSYTREVAQWESFALEEALSCAGLPACRTFTPEEWRSHPQGKLLAETPVVEIVKISDGDPVPFMHTGELTAPLAGVKVLDFTHVLAGPRSARTLAEYGADVLHISTHQHPDTFSQHLGVDVGKRCAYLDMNSPVDREKMGWLLEDADVFTTTYRTSVNDRFGLTPEQAANKSRRGIIYMSANAYGHRGPWAFRPGFDQNAQVASGFAYTEGGGNNPCFSPVFYLADLITGYLAAAGMMAALLRRAREGGSYHVRLSLARSVMWVQELGLLDTCMQSHLPAKDTYRPRLVSYDSVYGTITNLAPPLTFSTLKLPQTTWIEPYGASEASWSSFLR; this is encoded by the coding sequence ATGGCCACGAATAATCATTTAAAAAAACGAACCTTAGCCAGTGGAGAACTATTCCCTCTGAGCTGCTTGCTGGAAACACTTCACCTCGGATCTGATATCTGGGGTTCGGTCACTCTGGAAGGAGAAGATCCTGTTATTCAGTCTCCTCATTATCTGGGGGAGGCTTCTGCCAGTGCTCATCTTTCTATCGGTGTAGCAGGGGCAGCAATATGGAAGGAAAGAACAGGTAAAACCACGGACATTACAATAAATATTCTGGATGCACTAAATCATTTGCATCCCACCCACTTCGTTCAGCAGCAGGGAAAAATGATTAATGTCGGTGCTGAATTTGTACCCGTGAATGGTCTTTTCCGCTGCCGCGATGAAAGGCATATTATGCTGGAAGCCGGTCCTCCTTATACAAAGCTTCAAAAGGGCTATCAGAACTTCTTTGACTGTGGAGATAACAAAGTCTCTTATACGCGAGAAGTAGCACAGTGGGAGTCTTTTGCCCTGGAAGAAGCGCTGTCATGCGCCGGGCTACCCGCCTGTCGTACATTTACTCCCGAGGAATGGCGCAGTCATCCACAGGGAAAATTACTGGCAGAAACACCGGTTGTAGAAATAGTAAAAATTTCTGATGGTGATCCGGTACCTTTCATGCATACAGGCGAACTAACTGCGCCTCTGGCTGGAGTGAAAGTGTTGGATTTTACCCATGTACTGGCTGGACCGCGCAGCGCCAGAACGCTTGCGGAATATGGCGCAGATGTTCTGCACATTTCAACGCATCAACACCCGGATACATTTTCACAGCATCTGGGTGTGGATGTCGGCAAACGATGCGCTTACCTCGACATGAACTCTCCAGTCGACCGTGAAAAAATGGGCTGGCTCCTTGAGGATGCCGATGTTTTCACCACCACATATCGTACATCCGTTAATGATCGGTTTGGTCTTACACCAGAGCAGGCAGCCAATAAAAGCAGACGCGGCATAATTTATATGTCTGCCAATGCATATGGACACCGTGGCCCCTGGGCTTTCAGGCCGGGATTCGACCAGAACGCGCAGGTCGCCTCCGGATTTGCTTATACTGAGGGGGGTGGAAACAATCCATGTTTCTCACCGGTTTTTTATCTGGCCGATTTAATAACGGGCTATCTGGCGGCTGCCGGAATGATGGCAGCCCTACTCCGGCGCGCGCGTGAGGGCGGATCTTATCATGTCAGACTTTCCCTGGCCCGCAGCGTAATGTGGGTTCAGGAACTGGGATTACTTGATACCTGCATGCAAAGTCATCTACCGGCGAAAGATACATACCGGCCACGGCTTGTTAGTTATGACAGTGTGTATGGCACGATAACCAATCTGGCACCTCCGCTAACATTCAGCACCCTGAAACTACCACAGACAACCTGGATAGAGCCATACGGAGCCAGTGAAGCTTCCTGGTCCTCATTCCTGCGTTAA
- a CDS encoding BamA/TamA family outer membrane protein — translation MYWRYLAVVFCCLTFHQTAHADSLLPSRERIDTWLNKLGADGKFDASKGIDWGVMPGPFYTPELGLGVGAAVVGMYRPDTSGPDTQNSTLSLSGYVSSTGALGLSMKNYAFFADDRWRIFLDGALDNTPTYYWGRGFRAGARDSHKQKYTAQAFSIRPDLYRRIAPNTWMGIGWSFSTLHAGQIDDAHTGPLLKEPDGASVTSSGFSISLNYDSRDFVPNPRKGQTLFMRYTRYAPDLGSNTRFNEYESRYSLYHALDQRDILAWEVNGHFTQGDVPWNMLPLLGSSHRMRGYYEGRYRDRNAVSSQLELRHKLSWRHGIVGWIGGGTMSPRFSQLGKSRWLPSAGVGYRFEFKPRMNVRLDFGVGKGSSGFYFQAGEAF, via the coding sequence ATGTATTGGCGTTACCTGGCGGTCGTATTCTGCTGCCTGACTTTCCATCAGACCGCGCATGCCGACAGCTTGTTGCCTTCCCGGGAGCGCATAGACACCTGGCTTAACAAGCTGGGGGCGGACGGGAAATTCGATGCCAGTAAAGGCATCGACTGGGGCGTGATGCCCGGTCCTTTTTATACTCCGGAGCTGGGGTTGGGTGTTGGTGCGGCGGTGGTCGGCATGTACCGACCCGACACCAGCGGTCCCGACACGCAAAATTCAACGCTCTCGCTGAGTGGCTATGTTAGCTCTACTGGTGCATTGGGGCTGAGCATGAAGAACTACGCTTTTTTCGCTGACGATCGCTGGCGGATCTTCCTTGACGGTGCGCTGGACAACACTCCGACCTATTACTGGGGTCGTGGTTTCCGCGCCGGGGCACGCGACAGCCACAAACAAAAATACACGGCACAAGCATTCAGCATCCGCCCGGACCTTTATCGGCGCATCGCACCGAATACCTGGATGGGGATTGGTTGGTCGTTTTCCACACTTCATGCCGGACAGATTGACGATGCCCACACCGGGCCACTGCTGAAAGAACCAGATGGTGCTTCGGTCACCAGTTCCGGATTTAGCATCAGCCTGAACTATGATTCTCGCGACTTCGTACCTAATCCGCGTAAAGGCCAAACCCTGTTTATGCGTTATACCCGCTACGCGCCAGATCTGGGCAGCAACACCCGCTTTAACGAATATGAGAGTCGCTACAGTCTGTACCACGCCCTGGACCAGCGCGACATCCTGGCCTGGGAGGTGAACGGACACTTCACTCAGGGAGACGTTCCATGGAATATGCTGCCGCTACTGGGCAGCAGCCACCGCATGCGCGGCTATTACGAAGGTCGTTATCGCGATCGCAACGCCGTCAGCAGCCAACTAGAGCTACGTCATAAGCTCAGCTGGCGTCACGGTATTGTCGGCTGGATCGGCGGCGGCACTATGTCCCCCCGGTTCAGTCAGTTAGGCAAATCGCGCTGGCTGCCCTCTGCCGGGGTGGGTTATCGCTTCGAGTTCAAACCACGTATGAACGTCAGGCTCGACTTTGGGGTAGGTAAAGGCAGTAGCGGCTTCTATTTCCAGGCGGGAGAAGCATTTTGA
- a CDS encoding transcriptional regulator: MQREEVLEQALHLLEREGLASTTLEMVAAEVSYSPDELRHFWPDREALLYDALRYHSQQIEAWRRQLIHDETQSPQQKLLGRYDALTEFVGNQRYPGCLFIAACNVFPDANHPIHQLAIEQKQAAWNYTHELLTMLEVDDPDMVAKQMELVLEGCLSRLLVHRSQQDVDTARRLAEDILRLAQCRTAGALT; encoded by the coding sequence GTGCAACGCGAAGAAGTGTTAGAGCAGGCCCTGCATCTGCTGGAGCGGGAGGGACTTGCCAGCACCACACTGGAAATGGTGGCCGCAGAGGTCAGCTACTCACCCGACGAGCTCCGCCATTTCTGGCCCGATCGGGAGGCACTGCTCTATGATGCCCTGCGCTACCACAGTCAGCAGATTGAAGCCTGGCGCCGCCAGTTAATTCACGATGAAACCCAAAGTCCGCAGCAGAAGCTATTGGGCCGCTACGATGCGCTCACCGAATTCGTTGGCAACCAGCGCTATCCCGGCTGTCTGTTTATTGCCGCCTGTAACGTGTTTCCGGACGCCAACCACCCCATCCACCAACTGGCCATCGAACAGAAACAGGCGGCGTGGAATTACACCCACGAGTTACTGACGATGCTGGAAGTGGACGATCCGGATATGGTGGCAAAACAGATGGAGCTGGTGCTGGAAGGCTGCCTCAGCCGACTGCTGGTTCACCGCAGCCAGCAGGACGTGGATACCGCCCGCCGACTGGCGGAAGATATCCTGCGTCTGGCCCAATGCCGCACCGCGGGCGCCCTGACCTGA
- a CDS encoding protein-disulfide reductase DsbD: MALRLFTLIVLLFTSSAFAGLFNHQGQSQFVPVDRAFAFDFQQNGRSLALQWQVKPGYYLYRQQIKLVPEGAELATFTLPQGKWHEDEFYGKSQIFPDNLSLALSIKQAGPGASLRVTYQGCAEAGFCYPPETKTVPLSAVAASSGGESKQAIQTAPTADPAPAPALPFSTLWALLIGIGVAFTPCVLPMYPLISGIVLGERQRLSTGRALLLAFIYVQGMALTYTALGLVVAAAGLQFQAALQHPYVLIGLSAIFGLLALSMFGVFSLQLPSSLQTRLTLMSNRQQGGSLAGVFVMGAIAGLICSPCTTAPLSAILLYIAQSGDMLLGGVTLWLYALGMGLPLILVAVFGNRLLPKSGPWMENVKVAFGFVILALPVFLLERIVGEPWGIRMWSALGVAFFGWAFIASLKAKMRWLPLLQILLLGAALIGARPLQDWAFGTVQSTQQSHLNFTRISSVEDLDQALAQARGKPVMLDLYADWCVACKEFEKYTFSDPQVQQALENSVLLQADVTANGPRDVALLKRLKVLGLPTILFFNKEGEEQPQTRVTGFMDAERFHNHLQNSLK, from the coding sequence ATGGCTCTACGCCTCTTTACGTTAATCGTTTTACTCTTCACCAGTTCAGCCTTTGCCGGGTTATTTAACCACCAGGGACAGAGCCAGTTTGTGCCGGTGGATCGCGCGTTCGCCTTCGATTTTCAGCAGAACGGCCGCTCTCTGGCGCTGCAGTGGCAGGTGAAGCCGGGTTATTACCTCTATCGCCAGCAGATCAAACTGGTGCCGGAAGGCGCCGAACTGGCAACCTTTACCCTGCCGCAGGGCAAATGGCACGAGGATGAATTTTACGGCAAGAGCCAAATCTTCCCGGATAATCTGAGTCTGGCGCTGTCGATAAAACAGGCCGGTCCTGGAGCCAGTTTACGCGTAACCTACCAGGGCTGCGCCGAGGCGGGCTTCTGCTATCCGCCAGAAACGAAAACCGTGCCGTTAAGCGCCGTTGCGGCATCAAGCGGAGGCGAGAGCAAACAGGCGATTCAGACAGCCCCGACTGCCGACCCAGCCCCCGCGCCCGCCCTGCCTTTCTCCACGCTCTGGGCGCTGCTGATTGGTATTGGTGTGGCCTTCACCCCCTGCGTACTGCCGATGTATCCGCTGATTTCAGGCATTGTGCTGGGCGAGCGTCAGCGCCTTTCCACTGGCCGGGCGCTGCTGTTGGCCTTTATTTACGTACAGGGCATGGCGCTGACCTATACCGCACTGGGTCTGGTGGTGGCCGCCGCCGGTCTGCAGTTCCAGGCGGCGCTTCAGCATCCTTACGTGCTGATTGGCCTTTCCGCCATCTTCGGGCTGCTGGCGCTGTCGATGTTCGGGGTATTTTCGCTGCAACTGCCCTCATCGCTCCAGACCCGACTGACGCTGATGAGCAATCGTCAGCAGGGAGGCTCGCTGGCTGGAGTCTTTGTGATGGGCGCCATCGCCGGGCTTATCTGCTCCCCCTGTACCACCGCGCCGCTGAGCGCCATTCTGCTCTATATCGCCCAAAGCGGCGATATGCTACTGGGCGGCGTCACCCTCTGGCTCTACGCCCTGGGGATGGGGCTGCCGCTGATTCTGGTGGCGGTGTTCGGCAACCGTCTGCTGCCCAAAAGCGGCCCGTGGATGGAAAATGTTAAGGTGGCCTTCGGCTTCGTGATTCTGGCACTGCCGGTCTTTCTGCTGGAGCGAATTGTGGGCGAGCCCTGGGGCATCCGGATGTGGAGCGCCCTGGGCGTCGCCTTCTTCGGTTGGGCCTTTATTGCCAGCCTGAAGGCAAAAATGCGCTGGCTGCCGCTGTTGCAAATTCTGCTACTGGGGGCTGCGCTCATTGGCGCCCGACCGCTCCAGGACTGGGCCTTCGGCACGGTTCAAAGCACGCAGCAGTCGCACCTGAACTTTACCCGTATCTCAAGCGTAGAGGATCTCGACCAGGCGCTGGCCCAGGCCAGAGGAAAACCGGTGATGCTGGATCTCTACGCCGACTGGTGCGTGGCCTGTAAAGAGTTCGAAAAGTACACCTTCAGCGACCCTCAGGTTCAGCAGGCGCTGGAGAACAGCGTGCTATTACAGGCGGATGTCACCGCCAACGGCCCGCGTGATGTGGCCCTGCTAAAACGACTTAAGGTGTTGGGGTTACCGACGATCCTGTTCTTTAATAAGGAAGGAGAGGAACAACCTCAGACGCGTGTAACCGGATTTATGGATGCCGAACGCTTCCACAACCATTTGCAGAATAGCCTTAAGTAA
- the cutA gene encoding divalent cation tolerance protein CutA, with product MTTPDAVVILCTAPDESAAQELASYILGEKLAACVTLLPGATSLYHWQGKLEQEYEVQMLIKSDKAHVDELLISLKRNHPYDTPELLVLPVIQGDSEYLSWLYASLR from the coding sequence ATGACCACGCCCGATGCCGTTGTTATCCTTTGCACCGCCCCCGATGAATCCGCCGCGCAGGAGCTGGCCTCTTACATACTGGGAGAAAAGCTCGCCGCCTGTGTGACGCTACTGCCCGGCGCAACCTCGCTATATCACTGGCAGGGAAAGCTGGAGCAGGAATACGAGGTGCAAATGCTGATTAAAAGCGACAAAGCCCACGTGGATGAACTCCTTATCAGTCTGAAACGCAACCACCCCTATGACACGCCGGAACTACTGGTTTTGCCCGTCATACAAGGAGATAGTGAGTACCTGTCATGGCTCTACGCCTCTTTACGTTAA
- a CDS encoding anaerobic C4-dicarboxylate transporter, which yields MFGAELVIVLLAIYLGARLGGIGIGFAGGLGVLVLTLLFQVDPGAIPFDVIEIIMAVIAAIAAMQVAGGMDYLVSLAERLLRRHPKYITFIAPLVTWFMTILAGTGHTAFSTMPVITEVAKEQGIRPSRPLSIAVVASQIAITASPISAAVVFFAGILEPLGVSYLTLLGICIPVTLVAVMLTAVVCNFLGCELKDDPVYQERLAKGEVTLRGSKVFELKPHARRSVLLFLVGIVAVMFYATAISDTVGLISNPVLPRNEAIVVFMLTIATLICITCKVDTGEILNAATFKSGMSACVCVLGVAWLGDTFVKHHIGDIQEVAGELLHNYPWLLAVVLFFAATLLYSQAATTKALMPAALMLGVTPLTAIASFAAVSALFVLPTYPTLLAAVEMDDTGSTRIGKYVFNHSFLLPGVIAIALCVILGFLVGGLVL from the coding sequence ATGTTTGGTGCTGAACTTGTCATCGTTTTGCTGGCTATCTATCTGGGAGCCAGACTCGGCGGTATCGGGATCGGCTTTGCCGGTGGTCTGGGAGTGCTGGTGTTAACGTTACTCTTTCAGGTCGACCCGGGAGCCATTCCCTTTGACGTTATTGAGATTATTATGGCGGTCATCGCCGCTATCGCCGCCATGCAGGTGGCCGGCGGTATGGACTATCTGGTGAGCCTTGCCGAACGTCTGCTACGCCGTCATCCGAAGTACATTACCTTTATCGCCCCGCTGGTGACCTGGTTTATGACCATCCTGGCCGGCACCGGCCATACCGCGTTTTCCACCATGCCGGTAATTACCGAAGTGGCGAAGGAGCAGGGCATCCGCCCCTCTCGCCCGCTTTCCATCGCCGTGGTCGCCTCACAGATTGCGATTACCGCATCGCCAATCTCCGCCGCCGTGGTGTTCTTTGCCGGAATCCTGGAGCCGCTGGGCGTCAGCTACCTGACCCTGCTCGGTATCTGCATTCCGGTCACCCTGGTGGCCGTGATGCTGACTGCCGTGGTCTGTAACTTCCTGGGCTGCGAGCTGAAAGACGATCCGGTCTATCAGGAACGACTGGCCAAAGGCGAAGTCACCCTGCGCGGCAGCAAGGTGTTTGAACTGAAGCCCCACGCCCGCCGTTCGGTGCTACTGTTCCTGGTAGGCATTGTCGCGGTGATGTTCTACGCCACCGCCATCAGCGACACGGTGGGGCTTATCAGCAACCCGGTTCTGCCGCGTAACGAGGCCATCGTGGTCTTTATGCTGACCATCGCCACCCTGATCTGCATCACTTGTAAAGTAGATACCGGCGAAATCCTCAATGCCGCGACCTTTAAATCCGGGATGAGCGCTTGCGTCTGCGTGCTGGGCGTGGCCTGGCTGGGCGACACCTTTGTAAAGCACCATATCGGCGATATTCAGGAAGTTGCCGGCGAACTGTTGCATAACTACCCGTGGCTGCTGGCGGTGGTCCTGTTCTTCGCTGCGACCCTGCTCTACTCCCAGGCCGCCACCACCAAGGCACTGATGCCTGCCGCGCTGATGCTGGGCGTCACCCCGCTGACGGCTATCGCCTCTTTTGCCGCCGTTTCCGCACTGTTTGTTCTGCCTACCTACCCCACTCTGCTGGCGGCGGTAGAAATGGACGATACCGGTTCTACCCGCATCGGCAAATATGTCTTTAACCACTCTTTCCTGCTCCCCGGAGTTATCGCCATCGCGCTGTGCGTAATTCTGGGCTTCCTTGTCGGTGGTCTGGTCCTCTGA